The sequence AAAAAATGTACACTTGCCAATGTGAATGGATGATGGACAAACAATCGTGGATATAATAAGGTAGTGCTTGGAAGGAGTGAATTGGAATCTAACAGGAAAAAAGGTGAATGGATGAAAAAGGGGGAAAgctaaagaagaagaaaagacgcttttttttttgtttagtgAGGGTAAGACTGTTAGCATTGGTGGCCGCGGCGGCAAGCAAGAACACCGGCACCAGAAGTGATAGATGCAACCATGGAGGAAGACTTAGCACCTAAGCTTGAAGCTCTGGCATAGCTGGCTGATGCTCCGGCTCCAGATGGAGTGAAGTAGGCACCGTTGAGCATTAGGTCGCCCTCAGACCTCCAGTTCCAACCCTTCCATTGACCTTCAGCCGTGTCGACCCTCTTTGTAACCTGTTCGGCGCAAATCCAACTAGTTAGATTACTTTGAAACACTGTCTTACCTATGCAGAATTTATTCACTGGCGTACCTCTTTTGCGAAAGGATTGGTAGGTGCAAGATATCTGTTGCCTTGGCTGTTGATGGTGGGGCTTGCGCTTCCGCCTATAGCGTACATCTCCCAATGAGTGTAATCGTTGTTCACAACATGGAAGTATCCGTGTCTACATCTGCAATCATCATAAGACGTGTCTTTTGTATCAGGTAACAtgtcaaaattcaagaaacaagaaaccaTATAACAAGAACATCAGACGAAACAACAGATTTACCTTGGCATTCTCTGAATAAGGCCCTCGCCAAAATGATTGTAAGCAATGGTCACCTGCATTTGCTTGTCTCTGACATAGGAATCACTATGACCCAACAACATAACCTATTCCAtttataacataataataagatCAGTATTATTCACAGAGTTCCATTTTATGCAAACAGTAAGAACAGCCATTTCAAGGTAGACTGACTCACCTCATTGTGGTGGGTGAAGTAGTTATTAGAAATGGTAATGGCAGTGGATCCCATGACAGCATCCACAAGACCATCAGCACAGTTAGAGAGTGAATTATGATCAACCCAAATGTGGCTCGACCCAAAGATAGAAATGGCATCTCCATCAGCCATAGTCCTCCAACCATAGTGTGTAGGCGAGCTCCTCACCATGGCATTTCCAGTAGGTTTGCAGTCATGGATGTGGAGGCCgtgaataataatattggtAACGAATTGAATCGTAATGCACGCTCCATTCGCAATGTGCACGTTCACTCCACGGGCATCTATTGTCTTAAAGCTGTTCATGATGAGTTCCTGCTTCAATGTTATAACCATGTCGCGTTTGAACACAATCCAGAGAGGCCGGTCCTGGATGACAGCATGACGAAGAGTGCCAGGCTTGGGGTTAACAGGGTCATCATCACCAGAATCAGTGACGACATAGAATCGGCCATCACGACCACCAATTGCATTGCGCCCGAAACCAATACCACAGTCAGCAAGTCGTTTCCGGTTCTTGTGCCAGTTGGCGTCACAACGCCAGCAGTCATCAATAGGGTTGCCCGTCCCACACGAGAAAAATCCCAGGTTACGCCTCTCGGTGCTATTTCTAGTGGCCCTATAAGTTCACAAGTTATGTCAGCAATAGAATTACCATAATCATATACTGAACTATAACGGCtctctttaatttcttttcagcAGGGCTGTTCATCTGATCTagaagtaattaattttactgaCAGTGACTAAAAAAcgtgaagaaaaagaaacatcaTTCTGTGTCGGTAGCTATTCACTGATCCTCTTTTGTCATTTACAAAGACAAAATCCCTGTTTACATGGATCTGAAAATGCAATGTCAGCTATGACAGGCAACTTGGATCTTTCCTGTTTAACTGAACAAACTAttgattgtttttattattaaatgtcAAGAGAGGAAACATTTGCACCTTTGTCCTTGTTTAGACACACATGGGTGATGCTGGCACGTGAAAAAGATAGGATAGCTATTCCATTTCTTGTGCTCACATTTCTTGCTACTTTTCTTGCATACACATGCACACATGACTAGAATGAAATGATAACTTTACAGAGTGGGATAGCATAGCTAACGTGATAAAGAACAGAGATTCAGATTATGCTTAAAAATGTGCAGAAAGTTATGAACTTGTAAAGTAATCTGAAGCAAGAAGCATCACTGAAACGACTAAAATTTCCAGCCACTGCACGTAAAGGATTAAGTAAGAAACTAAATGaacttaaacaaatataaaatgatttgAATGAACTAAAACGATTTGGTTGTGATCATAAACAGAGAAAGGTATTATATGGCACCAAACACGGATCTAACAAcagtagaaagaaaaaaacacgTCACCAAGAACAAGATTTGAACTTATTAATTCTACAAACTGAGTGCAAGAAAAAGGATTAGAAGAAAATCCCATcaataaattgttaaaatgaaaaggagaaacatcaggaaaaaaaaattccaaaaagtAATAACATATGCCATGTGGGTAGGGTAGGTATGGCTAAGACATAATGGCATTCAATCCAAAGGACCACAATTCTAACAGCAACCGCTACTAAACCTCATTGCATCAGTTAATGCTCATCAAACCATAAAAGCCACAATGCAACTGAACGCACAAAAAGGCAGTTTTCAACAATTCTTGATAGAGAATAAAAGcagaaaaaaggtaaaaagtaTGAAAGATCACCCACATTTCGACCATTCTTGCAACCTCTTCTGGGTCATCCACGGCGTGTTCATTCAAACCCTCCTCATCAATTCCTCCCAACCTGAACCCATCAAACATTTATTAGCCACCCACTGTTTGTCGCCTTTACGCAAAAACTTTCACatgattttcaagaatttattttgactagCAAATTTTTACCAGTTGGGCCAGACCAAAACCAATTTACCTCGTTCTGCAGTGAATCCATTTgaggtaaaaattaaaagaaaaggttgtggaaataaaatggaagaaaatgtTGAGGTAATTGTCACATGGGGTGTCAGCAACCACCGACAATTCAGtccattatatttaaatatgttagGGTGGAAAAAAGGTGGGGTGTTGAGACCAAGCGCAGAACACCATGCCGAAAATACATACACCACACACACTACTGGTACTACAGAGTGGTGTACACTGCTCAAGGTAGTGGAACAGTGCCTATGTATAcgtaaattatacatacacaaaCCCCCCCTACCGTTAAAACCGTCAAAAAGTGCTTttttttgagagagagaggggagagagagaatcaACTAATAACTGCTTTTTGAGTAAGGTGCATACGGTGCAGAGTGAAATTACCAGTATACCCAAAAGCTGGGTGGTGGAGTGAAGTGGATTTGGTTAGGGGTAATATAGGGAAGACGGAAAAGAGGATGAATTTGTTAGAGTGACAGAGGAATCCGAGGAGAATTGTGTATTAACGGAATAAACGTTTGAGATCTATTCTCTAGTACGGGATCTTTAACGGCTGGGATTGGGTGGAAACAGTGGGTTGGAGGAGGAGATCCAACGGGTGGAATTTGATGGGTACCAAAAGAGGGAAAGTTGACGGCTGAGATTAGGTAACACCGAGTTGACTCAgtagagaaaaggaaaactcAGTTGAAGTGCGGAGTTACTTACTTTGCCGCCATTGTTGAGTTTGGTGAGCTCTGCAACTGCTCTTTCTCCACCTCCTCACTGAACAAAAAACATGTAAGAATTTCACAAATCATGCAGAGAATGTGAGTAATAAGCTGCCAAAAACCTTCGGACCACAGAAAACAACCAAAATCAACTCGAAGCTAAGAAATccacaaaaaacaaagaagaagaacgcacacatacacccacattGTTAAAACACGTCTCAAAAATtagaattccaaaaaaaatctaaGA comes from Sesamum indicum cultivar Zhongzhi No. 13 linkage group LG10, S_indicum_v1.0, whole genome shotgun sequence and encodes:
- the LOC105171845 gene encoding probable pectate lyase 8, coding for MSRGRYVGRSALFFFFSFPLSSSSSSFPSFVSLFAFWGSSDTHFCLEGEEESGSAVVMAMGAGSKKWVVSLFSVLLFVLFVGAMARVHKDETPKLSEEVEKEQLQSSPNSTMAAKLGGIDEEGLNEHAVDDPEEVARMVEMATRNSTERRNLGFFSCGTGNPIDDCWRCDANWHKNRKRLADCGIGFGRNAIGGRDGRFYVVTDSGDDDPVNPKPGTLRHAVIQDRPLWIVFKRDMVITLKQELIMNSFKTIDARGVNVHIANGACITIQFVTNIIIHGLHIHDCKPTGNAMVRSSPTHYGWRTMADGDAISIFGSSHIWVDHNSLSNCADGLVDAVMGSTAITISNNYFTHHNEVMLLGHSDSYVRDKQMQVTIAYNHFGEGLIQRMPRCRHGYFHVVNNDYTHWEMYAIGGSASPTINSQGNRYLAPTNPFAKEVTKRVDTAEGQWKGWNWRSEGDLMLNGAYFTPSGAGASASYARASSLGAKSSSMVASITSGAGVLACRRGHQC